The sequence ATAGGCTATGTTGTAGAGGGGCAAGAAGataaagttttgaaattgaaaaagctcTATATGGCCTGAAACAAGCACCAAGAGCTTGGAATAGTAGAATTGACAAATACTTCCAGGTTAATGGGTTTTTTAAATGCCCACATGAACGTACGCTTTATTGTAATGTGCATAAAAATGGAGATATCTTAATTGTTTGTCTGTATgtagatgatttgatttttacaaGTAACAATCCAAGTatgtttgaagactttaagaaagCAATGACTAAGCAGTTTGAAATGACAGATATTGGACTTATGGCCTATTATCTGGGCATTGAAGTGAAGCAAATGGAGGATGAGATTTTTATTTCCCAAAAAGGTCATGTGAAGGATATCCTTGAGAAGTTTGAGATGCTAAATTCCAATACAGTTAGCACCCCTGTAGAATGTGGAGTGAAGTTGTCAAAGCATGACAATGAAGAGAAGGTTAATCCAAcattcttcaagagtttgatcGGAAGTCTGAGGTATCTGACATGCACAAGACCAGACATTCTTTTTGGCGTTGGACTAGTTAGTCGTTACATGAAAGCACCAACGATGACTCATTTGAATACGACCAAGATAATTCTTTGCTATTTAAAAGGTACATTGGATTGTGGATTGTTGTATTCACTCTCTAAAGATTTTAAACTTGTTGGCTACAGTGATAGTGATTGGGCTGGAGACACGGATAATAGAAAGAGTACTACTAGTTTTGTATTCTATATGGGTGATACTGCATTTACATGGATGTCCAAAAAGCAGTCAATCGTGACGCTTTCCATTTGTGAAGCTGAGTACGTTGTTGCTACCTCTAGTGTTTGTCATACAATGTGGCTTAGAAGTTTATTGAAAGAGTTGCAGATGTTTCAAGAAGAAGCTACGAAGATATTTGTGGATAATAAGTCAGCACTAGCTCTTGCAAAGAATCCAGTCTTTCATGACCGAAGCAAGCACATCGACACAAGGTATCATTTTATTCGAGAATGTATTGCAAGAAAGGAAGTTCATCTTGAGTTCGTGAAGTCACATGATCAGGTTGCAGATATACTCACTAAACCACTCAAGTTTGACATATTCAACAAGCTGCGAGCCTTACTTGGAGTAATCAAGAAAACAAGTTTAAGGGGGGATGTTAGAAGTtacttgtttttaattaatcttTCATAAATAAGTGAGTTTCATAAGTTAATGTAGTGGGAAGTTTATTGAAGTTATGTGTGGGGTTTATAAATGtaagagttagaaaataaatgtagtgAGAGTTAAAGGTGGGATGGCGTACTATATAAACCCATTCATCTGTCAAGTTCTAAGCAGGAGTTGAAGAgaaatacaaaactttaaaaagttctaactcttccctctctactctctctccctttatttaatttaggaGTGTGAGTCTCTTCTATACACTAAGTTGTGTGAGTGTTTGTGAGAGTAAGTGAGGAAAGGACCAttagtattttgttttatttccaacAATGTAACTATGTACGTTTTCGACACTTGTGCGACAGACAAAGTTCATGCAACTATATGTAAGATATAGAAGCATAGATTAGGGCTagtaaatcaataaaatttggaCAAAATCGAGTTGGATGAGAAAATGCTTCTGAAAAAACAAGACAGTAGAAACGTGTAGCTCTGTTTTGACAACAAATCTTTATTTATGGCGTCTGTCCATCTAttgcaaaataatattttttgcatGTTCAAATCATTCTCTACCATGTTTGATAACTTCATCTATTTTAAAAACCAGAATTTGCAAGAGACATCAATACAGAAAACAATGCAATATTTCTTCAACATTGTTGAACAAGGAAACTACACCATAGTCCATCAAGCATTCTCTGTGACAGCACTAGTGTGAAGTGTGAACTCACTTCAAAAGTAGTGTGCATAGAATGCAGCTAGCATGACAGACTTTTGAGTTGTGAATAATATTGACCTCCAAATCACCCTAATGTGATGTAGAAATTTGCTCAAATATCtacaatagaaattaaaaaaatgtaaatgcTACTAACTGCCATGCTTGCTTGTTTCTGGTTTTCACTTCACGCATATGAACTAGAACGTGACGCTGTATACCTTTTACCCCCTCTTCCAGAGTTCATGAGCCATGCTGACTCGAACAATTCTAGAATTGGATCATCGTTCAGAAGGCTTTGATTGCTTTCATCTTCATTATGCTCACCTCCTTTCTCAGCTTCTTCCTTGTCGACATTAATTTTCTCattcttctccatcttttcaATGTGTTCTCCTGCTTTCTTTTCCATGTTTTCCTTTGTCCCCTTCTCTAGTACCTCCTTGTATGTCCCTTTTGTAATGCCTGAATCAAATGCTTTACAAACTGTTTCAGTTTCAGCTTGTGGAGTTTCAGATTTGGTAGGAAGGCTTTCCTTGTTCTCACTGTCAACATTGGCTTGCAAATTTTCAGGCTTCTGTGCTTCATCAACAAAAGCTTGTTCATTATTTTGCTTCTCCCAGTTTATATCGACGATAATCTCCTTTTCCCGTGCACTTCCATGTTCCCAGTGACTCAATTTAGTGATAAAAAAGTTCAACAAGAAAATAACTTGGACCAGTGCACAATCAAAACGAAATTGGTGGACGATTGTAGGAATTTTGTCGAAAGCATAATCAAATTTTTCTGGCAAAGTTTCGGCAAATTGGATAAAGTAGTCGATCTGATTGAATACATGGTTTGATGGAGGAAAAACTTTCTCTATCATGTTTTCAATTGCTAGTATTTGATCATCGGCAAAAGAGAGGATTGTTAACCATTGATATTGCATTGCATATGCTAATGGACTGGCAAATGGGGCTAATTTGGCTATCTTTCTTGTCATCGAACCTATTGTTCCATTAAATTCTTGAGCTTTTGTGTAAGCACTATGAACAATCGCCAAGATTGAAACTCCACAAGTGTGCAATGGTCGATGCCGGGAACTCATTCTGGTAGTTGCTCTTGGTTCCTGAGCAATTcatgtcaaaactcaaaacatgggCAAACGATATATGGCAACCAATATATGATTAACTAATGCTACAATATCCAGATATATGGGTTTTACAAATGTACTATTTCTATTTGCTTAAACAATATTCTCTAATTGTTGATCATTTAGATGTCCAATATAAAATTAGCATGATTATATGATTGAGACTTGGGGAGATGTTAGCGGGGCACTCCTCCTTTCAGTGCAATGGAGGCCACCCTACTAGGCCATGGGCCTTTTTGATCACCCATTGACCCCGCCCAGGTAAGTATCTTAAACAATATTCTCTAATTGTTGATCATTTAGATGTCCAATATAAAATTAGCGCATGATTATATGATTGAGACTGTCCTAgctaaaataccaaaataagaATTGAATATTCATCAATAAAGAGTAATGAATCATATTGTATTTAATCTTATTtgatatactattttttttctattctatctatcaaaaaaattagtatattgTTATCAAAGTAAAAAGtatattctttttttggttttttaactAGGACAGTGGCAATCATATAATCATTCGCATGTACTACTTTTTatagaaagatatatatatatatatatatatatatatatatatatatatatatatattaacaagaatatttatttagtaGTTTTCTGATAAATCTGAGGGAATTTTGTGGCCTAGATGTACTGCATATCCAGAATATATATGAAAACTAATAATTATATGAAACAAAAAAGTatggaaattttgttttattgggGCAGTAATCAAACTTTAATTTACAAAGAAATTGAATGAGAAATAATGTTAGACGTACAGGGATTGtaccaaaaacataaacataaaccaaaaaaaaaaaaaaaaaaaaatcctattg comes from Castanea sativa cultivar Marrone di Chiusa Pesio chromosome 3, ASM4071231v1 and encodes:
- the LOC142627446 gene encoding uncharacterized protein LOC142627446, giving the protein MSFAYKEPRATTRMSSRHRPLHTCGVSILAIVHSAYTKAQEFNGTIGSMTRKIAKLAPFASPLAYAMQYQWLTILSFADDQILAIENMIEKVFPPSNHVFNQIDYFIQFAETLPEKFDYAFDKIPTIVHQFRFDCALVQVIFLLNFFITKLSHWEHGSAREKEIIVDINWEKQNNEQAFVDEAQKPENLQANVDSENKESLPTKSETPQAETETVCKAFDSGITKGTYKEVLEKGTKENMEKKAGEHIEKMEKNEKINVDKEEAEKGGEHNEDESNQSLLNDDPILELFESAWLMNSGRGGKRYTASRSSSYA